The nucleotide sequence CCCGAACTGCCGCGAACCGACCAGAGGCCAAAATCTTCCGGCATCATCCGAAACGGGGCGTCGGCTTGCAGGTAAACGCGCTTGACCCGGCCTCGGTCGAGATAATCGTCGATATAACTGCCGCCCCAGGCCGTGGCCAACGTGCTGTTGATGGTGGACATGGACACACCGAGCGCGGCGGCTTTCTGGACATCGACCTTCACCCGCAGTTGCGGCGTGTCCTCCTGGCCGTTGGGTCGCACGTTGGCCAAGAGCTTGCTTTGCGCCGCCGCGCCCAGCAACTGATTGCGCGCCGCCAGCAGCGCCTGGTGGCCCAGGCCGATGTTATCCTTAAGAAAGAAGGCATAGCCGTTGGCGAGGCCCAACTCTGGAACCGGGGGCGGCGGAAAAGCGAAAGCCCGCGCGTCCTTGATCTGCATCAGCGCGCCCATCGCCCGCATGGCCACCGCGCCCGCGCTCAACGCCGGCGATTTACGCTCCTCCCAATCCTTGAGCTTGACGAAGGCCATGCCCGAATTCTGGCCGGAACCGGAAAAGCTGAAGCCCTGAATGCCGAACAACGATTCGACCGCCTGAGTTTCCTTTTCCAGAAAATAGCGTTCGATCTGCTCGATGGACGCCAGCGTGCGCTGCTGGGTCGCGCCGGGCGGCGTCTGCACCAACGCGAACAGAATGCCCTGATCCTCCGGCGGCAAAAACGCGCTGGGCAGGCGCAAAAACAACAGCACCATCGCCGCGGCCAGCGCCAGAAACACCAGGAAAAAGCGGATCGGGCGCACCAAAATCCCCCGTACTCCCGCCTGGTACCAGCGGCCGGTGCGGTCGAAATTGCGGTTGAACCAACCGAAAAAGCCGCGCGTGCCGTAGTGTTCGCCCTTGTGCAGCGGCTTGAGCATGGTCGCGCACAGCGCCGGGGTGAGCACGATCGCCACCAGCACCGACAAGCCCATCGCGGCGACGATGGTGCCGGAGAACTGCCGATAGATCACACCGGTCGCGCCGCCTAGAAAAGCCATCGGTACAAACACCGCCGACAGCACCAGGCCGATGCCGACCAGCGCGCCGGTGATCTGATCCATCGATTTGTGCGCCGCCTCTTTGGGCGACAGCCCCTCCTCGGTCATCAGCCGCTCGACGTTCTCCACCACCACGATGGCGTCGTCCACCAGCAAGCCGATGGCCAGCACCATCGCGAACATGGTCAACATGTTGATGGTGAAACCGAGCACCGCCAGCACCCCGAAGGTGCCGAGCAACACCACCGGCACCGCGATGGTCGGGATGATGGTCGCCCGAAAATTCTGCAAGAACAGATACATCACCAGAAAAACCAACAGGACGGCTTCACCCAAGGTCTCGACCACGCTCTTGATCGAAGCTCGGACGAACGGCGTGGTGTCGAACGGCACCGCCGTGGTCAGCCCGGTGGGGAAATTGGGCTGTAATTCCTTGACCTTCGCTTCCACCGCGCGGGCGGTCGCCAGGGCGTTGGCGTTGGTCGCCAGCGAGATGGCGACCCCGGCCGCCGGTTTGCCGTTAAAACGAGAGATCACCTCGTAGGTTTCGCTGCCGACTTCCACTCGCGCGATGTCGCTCAGTTTGAGCGCCGAACCGTCGCTGTTGCTGCGCAGAACGATGGCGCGGAACTGCTCCGGCGTCTGCAAACGCTGGTTGGCCATGATGGTGGCGTTGAGCTGCTGGCCCGGCACGGCGGGGGTGCCGCCGAGCTGGCCGACGGTGACTTGCGCGTTCTGCGCCTGGATCGCGGCGATCACCTCGGCGATGGTCAGCCGGTAAGTGTCAAGCTTGTTGGGGTCGAGCCAAATCCGCATGGCGTATTTGGCGCCGAACACCCGCAGCTGACCGACGCCCTCGACCCGGCTCAGGGGGTCCACCAGATTGGTGGTGATGTAGTCGGCGATGTCGTCGCGGGTCATGCTGCCATCTTGGGAGATGAAGCCGACCACCATCAGAAACGATGTCGACGCCTTGGTGACGGTCACGCCCTGGCGCTGCACTTCCTGCGGCAGCAGCGGCATGGCGACTTGCAGTTTGTTCTGCACCTGCACCTGGGCGATGTCGGGATTGACGCCGTTTTGGAAGTTGAGGTTGAGGGTGGCCTGACCGTTGGACTGACTGGTGGCGGACATATAGATCAGTCCGTCCAGACCCTTCATGCTCTGTTCGATGATCTGAGTCACCGAATCCTCCAGCACGGTGGCCGACGCGCCGGGATAGGTCGCGTTGATCTGAATTTGCGGCGGGGCGATGGTCGGATAGCGTTCGATGCCTAACCGGACAGCGGAAAGCCCACCCGCCACCATGATGAGAATCGCGATCACCCAGGCGAAAATGGGCCGGTCGATGAAGAAATGAGCCATGCGCCGGATTCCTTATTTCCGCGCCCCATCGGGCGTGGCGGGTGGGATTGGCGAGCTGGTCGCCGGCGGCGCGGGGCCGGCTTCGGTCGCTTGAACCAGCATGTCGGGCTTGACCTTCATCACCCCTTCGACGATCAGCCGATCCCCTGCTTTCAGGCCCTCCTCGACCAGCCATTTGTCACCGATCGTACCGCTGACCTTGACCTTGCGCGCTTCCACTTTATTGTCGGCGTTGACGGTCAACGCCGAGGCATTGCCTTTCGGATCGCGAGTGATGCCTTGCTGCGGCGCCAGCAGCGCGTTATCCCGCCGACCGGTGCTGACCACGGCCCGCACGTACATGCCCGGCAGCAGCAGATCGTTGGGATTGGGCACGATGACGCGAATGGCCGTACTGCCGGTGGACGGATCGACCGTCACCTCCGAGAACGCCAACCGGCCCCGCTGCGCGTACTGCGCACCGTCTTCCAGCAGGATCGTCACCGGCAGGTTGCTGGTGCTCGCCAGACTACCCGCCGCCAGCTCCTTGCGGATTTGCAGGATCTCGGAACTGGACTGGGTGAGATCGACATAGATCGGGTCGAGTTGCTGGATGGTCGCCAGCGGCGCGGTCTGATTGGCGGTGACCAGCGCGCCCTGAGTAACCGACGATTTGCCGATGCGCCCCTGAATCGGCGCGACGATGCGCGCGCGCTTCAAAATGATTTCGGCGCTCTCGACGGCGGCCTGCGCCACTTTCACATCGGCCTCCGCCTGCCGCAGCGCGGCGGTGGCGTCTTCAGCCTCCTGCTTGCTCACCGCGTTGGCCTTGACCAGTTCCGACGCCCGTTTGGCGGTCAACCGCGTCGCTTCAAGCTTGGCTTGGGCGCGCGCCAAACTCGCCTTGGTGCTGTTGGCGTCCGCTCGATAGGTCTCGTCGTCCAACTGATAGAGCGGCTGCCCGGCCTTGACCATCTTGCCTTCGCTAAAAAGCTGGCGCTCGATGATCCCACTGACTTGCGGGCGGACTTCGGCCACCAGATACGGATTGGTGCGCCCCGGCAACTCGCGGGTCAAGGTCACCGTTTCCGGCTTTAACGTGACCACCGTGACGGCGGGCGGCGGCGGCGCTTGACCTGGCTGTTGCGCGTGGGCGTCGGCCCCGACCAGCAACACCCACAATAAAGACCATAACAAGCATCCCGATGGTACGCGCGTCAGCATGAGGGTGCGCTCCCGTATCCTAAGCGATGAGGAAAGATGGAAAATGAATGAACGTTCATTTAATAATTCATAGAGAATGAACGTTCATTCAATGAATGTCAACCCCGCCAGGGAGCCGGTGAGGGCCGGGATTTCAGTTGCTGCGCTACGCGCGAGGAGGCTGTTGGTTTTTCGACTTGGGGCGTTCTGTCACATTCAACCTCATGCCGACCTTCGTGATGCGCTTGCCGCGCATCTCGCGCACCACGAACTCGACCCGACCCACGCGGGCGCGGTCGCCCACCACCGGATTATCAAACTGGCGGTTCAGATAACCCTCCAACGTACCGACCGCCGCTTCGGGATCGGGCTTAAGGCC is from Candidatus Competibacteraceae bacterium and encodes:
- a CDS encoding efflux RND transporter permease subunit, whose protein sequence is MAHFFIDRPIFAWVIAILIMVAGGLSAVRLGIERYPTIAPPQIQINATYPGASATVLEDSVTQIIEQSMKGLDGLIYMSATSQSNGQATLNLNFQNGVNPDIAQVQVQNKLQVAMPLLPQEVQRQGVTVTKASTSFLMVVGFISQDGSMTRDDIADYITTNLVDPLSRVEGVGQLRVFGAKYAMRIWLDPNKLDTYRLTIAEVIAAIQAQNAQVTVGQLGGTPAVPGQQLNATIMANQRLQTPEQFRAIVLRSNSDGSALKLSDIARVEVGSETYEVISRFNGKPAAGVAISLATNANALATARAVEAKVKELQPNFPTGLTTAVPFDTTPFVRASIKSVVETLGEAVLLVFLVMYLFLQNFRATIIPTIAVPVVLLGTFGVLAVLGFTINMLTMFAMVLAIGLLVDDAIVVVENVERLMTEEGLSPKEAAHKSMDQITGALVGIGLVLSAVFVPMAFLGGATGVIYRQFSGTIVAAMGLSVLVAIVLTPALCATMLKPLHKGEHYGTRGFFGWFNRNFDRTGRWYQAGVRGILVRPIRFFLVFLALAAAMVLLFLRLPSAFLPPEDQGILFALVQTPPGATQQRTLASIEQIERYFLEKETQAVESLFGIQGFSFSGSGQNSGMAFVKLKDWEERKSPALSAGAVAMRAMGALMQIKDARAFAFPPPPVPELGLANGYAFFLKDNIGLGHQALLAARNQLLGAAAQSKLLANVRPNGQEDTPQLRVKVDVQKAAALGVSMSTINSTLATAWGGSYIDDYLDRGRVKRVYLQADAPFRMMPEDFGLWSVRGSSGEMTPVSSIAVSSWEYGSPRLERYNGVPAMELNGEAKPGVSTGEAMAEVERLAAQLPPGIGIEWTGVSYQERAAGAQAPLLYALSFLVVFLCLAALYESWTIPTAVLMVAPLGVLGAVAATWLRGMERDVYFQVAMLTTVGLTSKNAILIIEFAKANLESGLDVTESIMNAVRDRMRPIVMTSLAFGLGVLPLAIAAGAGSGTQRAIGTGVLGGMAAGTVLGMFFTPLFFLVVQRLFRGKQKPADAARGEPPAAVSAEGVKARG
- a CDS encoding efflux RND transporter periplasmic adaptor subunit, which codes for MLTRVPSGCLLWSLLWVLLVGADAHAQQPGQAPPPPAVTVVTLKPETVTLTRELPGRTNPYLVAEVRPQVSGIIERQLFSEGKMVKAGQPLYQLDDETYRADANSTKASLARAQAKLEATRLTAKRASELVKANAVSKQEAEDATAALRQAEADVKVAQAAVESAEIILKRARIVAPIQGRIGKSSVTQGALVTANQTAPLATIQQLDPIYVDLTQSSSEILQIRKELAAGSLASTSNLPVTILLEDGAQYAQRGRLAFSEVTVDPSTGSTAIRVIVPNPNDLLLPGMYVRAVVSTGRRDNALLAPQQGITRDPKGNASALTVNADNKVEARKVKVSGTIGDKWLVEEGLKAGDRLIVEGVMKVKPDMLVQATEAGPAPPATSSPIPPATPDGARK